One part of the Sporosarcina ureae genome encodes these proteins:
- a CDS encoding carbon starvation protein A — translation MVGYLTYSKVVEKAFVIDDARKTPAYLQEDGMDYVPMSWWKGWLIQLLNIAGLGPIFGAIAGALYGPVAFIWIVFGSIFAGAVHDYFSGMLSLKHGGAQFPRIVGEYLGDIARRFINVISIVLMVLVAAAFTAGPAQLISSITPLSFIVSLILIFGYFVLAAILPINKIIGRLYPVFGVVLIVMAVGIGGALLFGPEKIPNLTLQNLHPGELPIWPLLMVTISCGAISGFHCTQSPIVSRTMKKESEGRKVFYGAMIAEGVIAMVWAAAGMTFFGGTSGLQGALAAGGPAGAVNEISSTLLGSFGGLLAILGVIILPITTGDTALRSARMIFTEATSKWLNPDKKWVILASTLLLGVPMFYLSTIDYSFLWRYVGGTNQLVAAVMLWTATSYLIREKRSHWIAGIPAMFMTAVVVTYWMYAPEGLHLGYGLSVSTGIIVSVAIGVFYALKVIESKRLPAFVSE, via the coding sequence ATTGTAGGTTACCTGACGTATTCAAAAGTAGTAGAAAAGGCATTTGTAATTGATGATGCTAGAAAAACGCCTGCGTACTTGCAGGAAGACGGAATGGATTATGTACCGATGAGTTGGTGGAAAGGTTGGCTGATCCAGCTACTCAACATTGCAGGGCTAGGTCCTATTTTCGGAGCGATTGCAGGTGCATTATACGGTCCCGTCGCATTTATTTGGATCGTGTTCGGTAGTATTTTTGCAGGTGCTGTGCACGATTATTTCTCGGGTATGTTGTCCTTGAAGCATGGGGGCGCACAATTCCCTAGAATTGTAGGAGAGTATTTGGGAGATATCGCAAGGCGCTTCATCAATGTTATTTCCATCGTCTTAATGGTTCTTGTAGCAGCCGCTTTTACAGCAGGGCCTGCTCAACTTATTTCATCTATTACACCGCTATCATTTATCGTGTCACTTATACTAATATTTGGTTATTTTGTCTTGGCTGCTATTTTGCCTATCAATAAAATTATTGGACGTTTGTATCCGGTATTCGGCGTAGTGTTAATCGTAATGGCCGTCGGAATCGGTGGGGCGTTATTGTTCGGACCGGAGAAAATACCGAATCTGACATTACAAAACTTACATCCAGGTGAATTACCGATTTGGCCGCTACTAATGGTCACCATTTCTTGCGGGGCCATTTCTGGTTTCCACTGTACACAGAGTCCAATAGTTTCACGTACGATGAAAAAAGAATCGGAAGGGCGTAAAGTCTTTTACGGTGCGATGATTGCTGAAGGCGTTATTGCGATGGTGTGGGCTGCGGCAGGTATGACGTTCTTTGGAGGCACGTCCGGATTACAAGGCGCGTTGGCTGCAGGTGGTCCAGCAGGTGCTGTCAATGAAATCTCTAGTACTTTGCTCGGTTCATTTGGAGGGTTATTAGCTATATTAGGTGTTATCATTTTACCGATTACAACAGGCGATACAGCACTACGTTCAGCGCGTATGATCTTTACGGAAGCGACTTCCAAGTGGTTGAATCCCGATAAAAAGTGGGTCATTCTTGCATCTACGCTGTTGTTGGGTGTTCCGATGTTCTATCTTTCTACTATTGATTACTCCTTCTTATGGCGTTATGTAGGCGGAACAAACCAGTTAGTGGCAGCTGTTATGCTTTGGACCGCCACTTCCTACTTAATAAGAGAGAAACGGTCTCATTGGATTGCAGGTATTCCTGCGATGTTCATGACCGCAGTTGTCGTGACGTACTGGATGTATGCCCCTGAAGGACTGCACTTAGGTTACGGTTTATCCGTAAGTACGGGAATCATAGTATCCGTTGCGATTGGAGTGTTTTATGCACTGAAAGTAATCGAATCCAAACGACTACCAGCGTTTGTAAGTGAATAA
- a CDS encoding DUF1385 domain-containing protein has protein sequence MSQQKTPPAYGGQALIEGVMFGGKKDTVTAIRRKDDTIEYYHVPRESHPVRTKLKKIPLIRGIVALIESAGNGSKHLTFASDRYDVMPGEEEDHAKEEETSKLVMILGVAAVGVLSFIFGKFVFTLVPVFLAELFQSVAPGKTAQIMIESFFKLFLLLTYIGLISLTPLIKRVFQYHGAEHKVINNYESNMKMTVENVQSQSRLHYRCGSSFILFTVIVGMFIYFLVPTDPLWLRVLNRILLIPVVLGVSFEVLQLTNAVRNVPVLRYLGYPGLWLQLLTTKEPDDKQVEVAIASFEKLLEVEEHGVGVLNPEAAVEVEEANEPKPLLS, from the coding sequence ATGAGCCAACAGAAAACTCCTCCAGCATACGGAGGTCAAGCACTTATAGAAGGTGTAATGTTCGGTGGAAAGAAGGATACGGTCACTGCAATTCGCCGTAAAGATGATACGATCGAGTACTACCACGTACCGAGAGAATCACATCCTGTTCGTACTAAATTAAAGAAAATTCCTTTAATCCGTGGAATTGTAGCATTGATTGAATCCGCTGGAAATGGTTCCAAGCATTTGACGTTCGCGAGTGATCGCTACGACGTGATGCCTGGCGAAGAAGAGGATCATGCGAAAGAAGAAGAGACGTCGAAACTTGTGATGATTCTCGGAGTAGCAGCAGTCGGTGTTTTATCATTTATATTTGGTAAATTCGTCTTTACTCTCGTGCCGGTTTTCTTAGCAGAGTTATTCCAATCTGTAGCACCTGGCAAAACGGCGCAAATCATGATTGAAAGTTTCTTCAAACTATTCTTGTTGCTGACCTATATTGGATTGATTTCACTGACACCGCTTATCAAACGTGTTTTCCAATATCACGGAGCGGAACACAAAGTCATCAATAACTACGAAAGTAATATGAAAATGACAGTAGAAAACGTTCAATCGCAATCTCGTTTACATTACCGATGCGGTAGTAGTTTCATTTTGTTTACAGTGATTGTCGGAATGTTCATCTACTTCCTAGTTCCGACTGACCCGCTTTGGTTACGTGTTCTGAACCGGATTTTATTGATTCCTGTAGTACTTGGCGTGTCATTTGAAGTATTGCAGTTGACGAATGCCGTGCGTAACGTACCGGTACTTCGTTATCTAGGTTATCCCGGACTTTGGTTGCAATTACTGACAACAAAAGAGCCAGATGACAAGCAAGTCGAAGTTGCCATTGCTTCATTCGAAAAGTTACTTGAAGTCGAAGAGCATGGAGTTGGAGTGCTAAACCCTGAAGCTGCTGTAGAAGTAGAAGAAGCAAATGAGCCAAAACCTCTTCTTTCATAA
- the aroQ gene encoding type II 3-dehydroquinate dehydratase, producing the protein MELLLLNGPNLNRLGKREPDIYGAETLADIESRIERLANESDVTLSCFQSNIEGELINRIHDAGDQEIDGIIFNPGAFTHYSIALRDAVASISVPVIEVHISNIHTREEFRHTSVIAPVAAGQLCGFGTAGYDLAFQAFLLQREERKS; encoded by the coding sequence GTGGAGCTGTTACTCTTAAATGGTCCAAACCTGAACCGGCTGGGCAAGAGAGAACCGGATATTTACGGTGCGGAGACACTGGCGGATATAGAAAGCCGAATCGAGCGTCTAGCGAATGAGTCAGATGTTACGCTTTCGTGTTTCCAATCCAATATTGAAGGTGAGCTAATCAACCGAATTCACGATGCAGGCGATCAAGAAATTGATGGCATCATCTTTAATCCAGGCGCGTTTACACATTACAGCATTGCCCTGCGTGACGCGGTCGCATCGATTTCTGTTCCGGTAATTGAAGTCCATATCTCGAATATACATACTCGTGAAGAGTTTCGGCACACCTCTGTCATTGCGCCTGTCGCGGCAGGACAGCTTTGCGGCTTTGGAACAGCGGGCTATGATCTCGCTTTCCAAGCGTTCTTGTTACAACGAGAGGAGAGAAAATCTTGA
- a CDS encoding M24 family metallopeptidase has product MLKIEKLRKLLEEQQLDALFITNSYNLRYMTNFTGSAGTAIISKDDAVFITDFRYMAQANDQLTGYRIVQHTETMIQEVANQVKEMKIDTLGFEKEDLSYSQFEMYDKQVDAKLVPVAGLVEKLRLIKNPEEIEVLKQAAAIADAAFVYICSVIQAGKTELEIANELEFFMRKQGATSSSFDIIVASGERGALPHGVASDKVIETGDLVTMDYGALYNGYISDITRTVAIGEPSAKLREIYEVTLHAQELGVEQIKPGMTGIEADAITRDYIKSKGYGEAFGHSTGHGIGMEVHEAPSLSFRSNTVLVPNMAVTVEPGIYLPGIGGVRIEDDILITETGNERLTKSTKELLIL; this is encoded by the coding sequence ATCTTGAAAATAGAGAAATTGAGAAAGTTATTGGAAGAACAGCAACTCGATGCATTATTCATCACGAACTCATACAACCTTCGTTATATGACGAACTTCACAGGCTCAGCGGGAACTGCCATCATTTCAAAAGATGACGCAGTATTCATTACAGATTTCCGTTATATGGCGCAGGCCAATGACCAACTAACGGGTTATCGTATCGTCCAACACACGGAAACGATGATTCAAGAAGTTGCGAATCAAGTGAAAGAAATGAAAATCGATACACTGGGCTTCGAGAAAGAAGATCTTAGTTATAGCCAGTTTGAGATGTATGACAAGCAAGTTGATGCAAAACTAGTGCCTGTCGCTGGTTTAGTAGAGAAGTTGCGTTTGATCAAAAACCCTGAAGAAATAGAAGTGCTTAAGCAAGCGGCAGCGATTGCGGATGCAGCATTTGTCTATATTTGTTCAGTCATCCAAGCGGGTAAAACAGAGCTTGAAATCGCCAATGAACTAGAATTCTTCATGCGCAAACAAGGCGCGACTTCTTCTTCATTTGACATAATTGTTGCTTCAGGCGAAAGAGGGGCTTTACCACATGGGGTTGCTTCTGATAAAGTGATTGAGACTGGTGATTTAGTTACAATGGATTACGGTGCCCTCTATAATGGGTATATCTCTGACATCACAAGAACAGTTGCGATCGGCGAACCTTCTGCTAAACTTCGTGAAATTTACGAGGTAACGTTACATGCTCAAGAATTGGGTGTGGAACAGATCAAACCTGGTATGACAGGTATCGAAGCGGATGCAATTACACGCGACTATATTAAGTCCAAAGGTTACGGCGAAGCATTCGGTCATTCAACTGGTCATGGTATCGGAATGGAAGTCCACGAAGCTCCATCGTTATCATTCCGTTCGAATACAGTGCTTGTGCCGAATATGGCCGTAACCGTGGAACCGGGAATTTATCTTCCTGGAATTGGCGGCGTGCGGATCGAAGATGATATACTGATCACAGAAACAGGTAACGAACGTTTGACAAAGTCTACTAAAGAACTGCTTATATTATAA
- the efp gene encoding elongation factor P, which yields MISVNEFRTGLTIEVDGDIWRVMDFQHVKPGKGAAFVRSKLRNLRSGNVNEKTFRAGEKVAKAQIDNRRMQYLYADGEMHVFMDNESYEQIELSEKQLEYELKFLKENMEVHVITYKEEVLGVELPVTVTLEVAETEPGIKGDTASGGSKPAKMETGVVVQVPFFVNQGDMLIINTEEAEYVSRA from the coding sequence ATGATTTCAGTAAACGAGTTTCGTACAGGACTAACAATTGAAGTGGATGGAGACATTTGGCGTGTAATGGATTTCCAACACGTAAAACCAGGTAAAGGTGCAGCGTTCGTTCGTTCGAAGTTGCGTAATCTTCGCTCAGGTAACGTCAATGAAAAGACATTCCGTGCGGGAGAAAAAGTAGCAAAAGCACAAATTGACAACCGTCGTATGCAGTATTTGTATGCGGATGGCGAGATGCACGTATTCATGGATAATGAGTCATACGAGCAAATCGAACTTTCTGAAAAGCAGTTGGAGTATGAGCTGAAGTTCTTGAAAGAGAATATGGAAGTTCACGTAATTACGTACAAAGAAGAAGTACTTGGTGTTGAGTTGCCAGTGACAGTTACGCTTGAAGTAGCTGAAACAGAGCCTGGTATTAAAGGTGACACAGCTAGTGGTGGTTCGAAGCCAGCGAAAATGGAAACTGGCGTTGTGGTTCAAGTGCCATTCTTCGTTAACCAAGGCGATATGTTGATTATCAACACAGAAGAAGCGGAATACGTTTCCCGTGCGTAA
- a CDS encoding stage III sporulation AC/AD family protein, translating into MAVLFQLFVVYLLLLLLSFAAPALHPILYTALFLLVTVYVVFTVLVPFGSTLIELTEKMPSPYATLLVVSAGLYYVAEVLSLQMKDEGYGAFAQLFQTSMKVVIMTLWLPYITQLIETIHAFIPW; encoded by the coding sequence ATGGCAGTTCTCTTTCAATTATTTGTCGTGTATCTCTTGCTGCTTCTACTTTCATTTGCTGCACCTGCCTTGCACCCCATTCTCTACACCGCGCTGTTCTTACTCGTCACGGTGTATGTGGTGTTCACGGTACTAGTGCCCTTTGGTTCGACATTGATCGAGTTAACAGAAAAAATGCCGTCGCCTTATGCCACGCTATTAGTAGTCAGTGCAGGTCTGTATTATGTGGCAGAAGTTCTGTCGCTTCAGATGAAGGATGAAGGGTACGGGGCATTTGCGCAGTTGTTTCAGACTAGCATGAAAGTAGTCATCATGACGTTGTGGCTACCGTATATCACGCAATTGATCGAGACGATTCACGCGTTCATTCCCTGGTGA
- a CDS encoding stage III sporulation protein AE yields MLNFLQESIAGIIGPFFLLLIMLLLASLVDFFLPAFQKWTRFLLLIMILVLLIEPARESFTQIQVITHTIASLFLGMYPLIAAMILASGATFGVLNFQPALLLFAQGAVVFADKFLLPILLTALLFDIFTRLVPEIPFTKMADLLRTSLLAVVSAMVAAYSIFITAGGALSWTMNGALNEPLKELIKQNIPVIGSLLTDTLGSIGRYSSGATAYMSVWLLVSIWTIALLPAVRILCIAFLFRWTAAIIEPFSQKEVCGLLDDIGRTLFVLCAISFLLTFAFIYTTIFIVTFIKLMTFGK; encoded by the coding sequence ATGCTGAATTTTCTGCAGGAAAGTATCGCCGGTATCATCGGACCATTTTTCTTGTTGCTCATCATGTTGCTCCTAGCATCTCTCGTCGATTTCTTTCTTCCGGCGTTTCAAAAATGGACGAGGTTTCTGTTGCTGATTATGATCTTAGTCTTGCTAATTGAACCAGCGAGGGAGAGTTTTACGCAGATCCAGGTGATCACGCATACGATCGCTTCTTTATTCCTCGGGATGTATCCGTTAATTGCTGCAATGATTTTGGCATCCGGCGCGACGTTTGGCGTCTTGAATTTTCAACCGGCCTTGCTGTTGTTTGCGCAAGGAGCTGTCGTGTTTGCGGATAAGTTTCTGTTGCCAATATTGCTGACGGCGTTATTGTTCGATATCTTCACGCGATTGGTGCCGGAGATTCCGTTCACGAAAATGGCAGATCTACTGCGTACGTCATTGCTTGCAGTCGTTTCTGCGATGGTGGCAGCCTATTCCATCTTCATTACGGCAGGTGGTGCGCTTTCTTGGACGATGAATGGGGCGTTGAATGAACCGCTGAAGGAGTTGATCAAGCAGAATATTCCCGTCATCGGTTCGCTGTTGACGGATACGCTGGGATCGATCGGGCGTTATTCTTCCGGTGCGACGGCGTACATGAGTGTCTGGCTACTTGTATCGATTTGGACGATTGCGCTATTGCCGGCGGTGCGAATTCTTTGTATTGCGTTTTTATTTAGATGGACCGCAGCAATTATCGAACCGTTTTCACAAAAAGAAGTATGTGGGTTACTGGATGATATTGGTCGTACGTTGTTTGTGTTATGTGCCATTTCGTTTTTGCTGACATTCGCTTTCATCTATACGACGATTTTCATTGTGACGTTCATTAAACTCATGACGTTCGGGAAATGA
- a CDS encoding SpoIIIAH-like family protein, with protein MKANKRTVWFLTLLSLVAVISIYYVKNESPMPFDGIAIFTKETKDATKLLEKEGKSEEVKPVFAESYIFQDMRMEVRNERSETVQQLTEKMTSSDFSAEEKNEIFNEIADLRKISSTEALMEMQIAALGYPEVFVRGEGDRVNVTVLSNESHSPKMAAEITQYVMSSWDGAQTVKVDFAETKE; from the coding sequence ATGAAAGCCAATAAACGAACAGTTTGGTTTTTAACATTACTCAGTCTAGTCGCAGTGATTTCAATCTACTACGTGAAGAATGAATCTCCAATGCCATTTGATGGAATTGCAATCTTCACGAAAGAAACAAAGGACGCAACGAAGTTACTCGAAAAGGAAGGCAAGTCGGAAGAAGTAAAGCCGGTATTTGCTGAATCGTATATTTTCCAGGATATGCGCATGGAGGTTCGCAATGAACGCAGCGAAACCGTGCAGCAGTTGACAGAAAAAATGACGTCCTCTGATTTCTCTGCTGAAGAGAAAAATGAAATTTTCAATGAAATTGCGGATTTAAGAAAAATAAGTTCGACAGAAGCACTGATGGAGATGCAAATTGCTGCGCTTGGTTACCCAGAGGTGTTTGTACGCGGAGAGGGTGATCGCGTCAACGTGACAGTGTTATCGAATGAAAGTCACTCACCGAAAATGGCCGCTGAAATCACACAGTATGTGATGTCGAGTTGGGATGGCGCACAAACTGTAAAAGTAGATTTCGCGGAAACAAAAGAATAA
- the accB gene encoding acetyl-CoA carboxylase biotin carboxyl carrier protein, which yields MLKIQEIREIIKLIDQSSIQKFTFESDGGKIKLEKNDGQAVTTVTEAPAAPAPVQAPAAPVAVAAPTPAPAPEAPAAEVAADETLHKITSPMVGTYYQAASPDAEAYVKKGDKVTAESIVCIVEAMKLFNEIESEVSGEIVEILVQDGQLVEYGQPLFLVREN from the coding sequence ATGTTGAAAATTCAAGAAATCCGCGAAATTATTAAGTTAATTGATCAATCATCCATCCAAAAGTTCACATTTGAATCAGATGGAGGGAAAATTAAACTAGAGAAAAATGATGGACAAGCCGTAACAACGGTTACTGAAGCACCTGCAGCACCGGCTCCAGTTCAGGCTCCAGCAGCACCTGTAGCGGTAGCAGCTCCAACTCCGGCTCCAGCACCTGAAGCGCCAGCAGCTGAAGTAGCGGCAGACGAAACATTACACAAAATTACATCTCCAATGGTTGGAACATACTATCAAGCTGCATCACCTGACGCAGAAGCATACGTTAAAAAAGGTGATAAAGTTACAGCTGAATCCATCGTTTGTATCGTAGAAGCAATGAAATTATTTAACGAAATCGAATCAGAAGTATCTGGTGAAATCGTTGAAATCTTAGTGCAAGACGGTCAACTAGTGGAATACGGACAACCTTTATTCCTTGTTAGAGAAAACTAA
- the accC gene encoding acetyl-CoA carboxylase biotin carboxylase subunit yields MKKVLIANRGEIAVRIIRACKEMGIKTVAVYSEADAEALHVQLADEAVCIGPRLSTDSYLNFSNVISAAKATDCDGIHPGYGFLAENASFAELCEEVNIEFIGPTAAAISKMGTKDVARNTMASAGVPIVPGSDGIVDDADHALEIARGLGFPVIIKATAGGGGKGIRVARDEDELVKGVKITQKEAAAAFGNPGVYIEKYIEVFRHVEVQVLADKYGNAIHLGERDCSIQRRMQKLVEEAPSPALTPEMRAEMGEAAVKAAKACNYRGAGTVEFIFDHINQKFYFMEMNTRIQVEHPVTEMITGIDLIQQQLKVASGEELAFKQEDIKFNGWSIECRINAENPEKNFMPSPGKVTMYLPPGGFGVRVDSAVYPGYTIPPFYDSMVAKLIVHADTREQAVARMKRALDEFVVEGVHTTIPFHANVMDNEIFQSGDFDTKFLEKYDVMK; encoded by the coding sequence ATGAAAAAAGTTTTAATCGCAAACCGTGGAGAAATCGCAGTACGGATTATTCGTGCATGTAAAGAAATGGGTATCAAAACTGTTGCTGTCTATTCTGAAGCAGATGCAGAGGCGCTACACGTTCAACTGGCAGACGAAGCAGTTTGTATCGGGCCACGTCTATCAACAGACAGCTATTTAAACTTCTCAAACGTCATCAGTGCTGCAAAAGCAACTGACTGTGACGGAATCCATCCTGGTTATGGTTTCCTTGCAGAGAACGCAAGCTTCGCAGAACTATGTGAAGAAGTAAATATCGAATTCATCGGGCCAACAGCGGCAGCGATTTCGAAAATGGGAACAAAAGATGTAGCGCGTAATACAATGGCGTCTGCAGGTGTTCCGATTGTTCCTGGTTCTGACGGCATCGTGGACGACGCAGATCATGCACTTGAAATCGCAAGAGGTCTTGGATTCCCAGTAATCATCAAAGCAACAGCTGGTGGTGGCGGTAAAGGAATTCGTGTGGCACGTGATGAAGACGAGCTAGTCAAAGGCGTTAAAATCACACAAAAAGAAGCGGCTGCGGCTTTCGGTAACCCAGGCGTTTATATAGAGAAATATATCGAAGTATTCCGTCACGTAGAAGTACAAGTACTTGCAGACAAGTATGGCAACGCGATTCACTTAGGTGAGCGTGATTGTTCTATACAACGCCGTATGCAAAAACTTGTCGAGGAAGCTCCATCTCCTGCGTTGACTCCTGAAATGCGTGCTGAAATGGGTGAAGCGGCTGTTAAAGCAGCTAAAGCTTGTAACTATCGTGGTGCGGGTACTGTAGAGTTCATTTTTGATCATATTAATCAAAAGTTCTACTTCATGGAAATGAATACACGAATTCAAGTCGAGCATCCTGTAACAGAAATGATCACGGGAATCGATTTAATTCAACAACAGCTAAAAGTAGCTTCAGGCGAAGAATTAGCATTTAAACAAGAAGATATTAAATTCAATGGCTGGTCAATTGAATGCCGGATCAACGCAGAAAATCCTGAAAAGAATTTCATGCCATCTCCTGGTAAAGTAACGATGTACTTACCACCAGGCGGCTTTGGTGTACGTGTGGATTCAGCAGTATACCCAGGCTACACGATTCCTCCGTTTTACGACTCAATGGTCGCAAAATTGATCGTTCATGCGGATACGCGTGAGCAAGCGGTCGCTCGGATGAAACGTGCATTGGATGAATTCGTAGTAGAAGGCGTCCATACAACGATTCCTTTCCACGCGAATGTAATGGATAACGAAATCTTCCAGTCGGGTGATTTTGATACAAAGTTCTTAGAAAAGTACGACGTCATGAAATAA
- a CDS encoding Asp23/Gls24 family envelope stress response protein, with protein sequence MADKTNASFVGMTPSGDAALGRVQLAPEVLEVIIGIATSEVRGVIATQGNFATGVAEKLGKVMYGKGVKTEWADEGLKIDVYCIIEYGHSIPTIATEIQSEIRQAIYHMTSLQTHEVNVRITGIHFED encoded by the coding sequence ATGGCTGATAAAACAAATGCATCGTTTGTCGGAATGACACCGTCTGGAGATGCTGCACTCGGACGAGTCCAACTCGCACCTGAAGTACTCGAAGTCATCATTGGCATCGCGACGTCAGAAGTGCGTGGCGTAATTGCCACCCAAGGAAATTTTGCGACAGGCGTTGCGGAAAAGTTGGGTAAGGTAATGTACGGTAAAGGTGTAAAGACCGAATGGGCAGACGAAGGACTAAAAATCGATGTGTATTGCATTATCGAGTATGGCCATTCCATCCCTACGATTGCTACGGAAATTCAAAGTGAAATCCGCCAAGCGATTTATCATATGACTTCGCTTCAGACACATGAGGTAAATGTCCGTATAACAGGCATTCATTTCGAAGACTGA
- the nusB gene encoding transcription antitermination factor NusB has protein sequence MKRREAREKAIQTLFQLDNSEMNVDEAIGYIVETPLDSFYEQLVRGTAEHLTEIDSEITNKLENWTIDRLPKIERTVLRLAVYELLHNEEVPNRVIMNEAIELCKTFGDEKSGRFVNGVLSKFK, from the coding sequence ATGAAACGACGAGAAGCACGTGAAAAAGCAATTCAAACGCTGTTTCAGCTAGACAATAGTGAGATGAACGTGGACGAAGCGATAGGTTATATCGTGGAAACACCACTGGATTCATTCTACGAACAACTAGTTCGAGGTACAGCGGAACATTTGACAGAAATCGACAGTGAAATCACAAATAAATTGGAAAACTGGACCATCGACAGATTGCCGAAGATCGAACGTACAGTGTTACGATTGGCTGTCTATGAACTGCTTCATAATGAAGAAGTTCCGAATCGGGTCATCATGAACGAAGCGATTGAGCTATGTAAGACGTTCGGTGACGAAAAGTCGGGCCGTTTTGTTAATGGGGTACTTTCTAAATTTAAGTAA
- the folD gene encoding bifunctional methylenetetrahydrofolate dehydrogenase/methenyltetrahydrofolate cyclohydrolase FolD, whose amino-acid sequence MSSKKIDGKAIGQEIRNELKEEVASLVAQGVQPGLAVILVGENPASETYVRNKEKSSKEAGMKSVLTKLPDTVSEQELLAEVEKLNQDDTIDGILVQLPLPKHIDENKVIRAISPEKDVDGFHPMNVGKMLIGQETFLPCTPYGIMQLLERSNVDIAGKHAVIIGRSNIVGKPMGQLLLQKDATVTYCHSRTEDLKKFTLQADILIVAIGMAKFITGDYIKEGAVVIDVGMNRDENGKLCGDVDYESAEKQASAITPVPGGVGPMTITMLLKNTVESAENKLKARTQNK is encoded by the coding sequence ATGTCTAGTAAAAAGATTGATGGAAAAGCAATAGGACAAGAAATCCGAAATGAACTAAAAGAAGAAGTCGCTTCTTTAGTAGCACAAGGGGTTCAACCTGGTCTAGCTGTTATTTTAGTTGGAGAAAATCCGGCATCTGAAACTTACGTGAGAAACAAAGAAAAATCCAGCAAGGAAGCCGGTATGAAATCCGTGCTCACTAAATTGCCCGACACCGTGTCAGAACAAGAACTGTTGGCTGAAGTGGAAAAACTCAACCAAGACGATACGATTGATGGTATTTTGGTGCAATTGCCGTTACCTAAGCATATTGACGAAAACAAAGTCATCCGCGCGATCAGTCCTGAAAAAGACGTCGACGGATTCCATCCGATGAATGTCGGTAAAATGTTGATTGGTCAAGAAACGTTTTTGCCATGTACTCCATACGGCATCATGCAGTTGCTTGAACGATCAAACGTAGATATTGCGGGCAAACACGCGGTGATTATTGGTAGAAGTAATATTGTAGGGAAGCCGATGGGACAACTGCTGTTGCAAAAAGATGCAACGGTTACGTATTGTCACTCCCGTACAGAAGATCTGAAGAAATTTACGTTACAAGCGGATATTTTAATTGTCGCTATTGGAATGGCTAAATTCATTACAGGTGATTACATCAAAGAAGGCGCAGTGGTTATTGACGTCGGTATGAACCGTGATGAAAACGGTAAGCTATGTGGGGACGTTGATTATGAATCAGCGGAGAAGCAAGCGAGCGCTATTACACCGGTACCAGGTGGAGTAGGTCCGATGACGATTACGATGCTATTGAAAAATACTGTCGAAAGTGCGGAGAATAAATTAAAGGCACGTACGCAAAATAAGTAA